Part of the Geobacter pickeringii genome, CACGGAGCTGCGCTGGGCCGCCGGGAGCCGGAGGGTGATCGGCACCGTCTCCTTTTCACGGGGAAGGTGCATGATGCCGGCGTCTTCCCCGGCGAGGGCGATCCGCAGCGTCCGGGCCACGTCCTCCACGGCGATGCCGGAGAGGGCCGCCTTCTCCCGGTCCACGGCAAAGGTCACCTTCGGCTGGTCGTCCTCCACGTACCAGTCGGTGTCCACCACGCCGTCCACCTTCCGGTAGATCGCCTTGATCTTCCGGGCGATGTCGAGGCGGGTTGCCTGGTCGGGGCCGTAGACCTCGGTGACCAGCGTCGAGAGGACCGGCGGCCCCGGCGGCACCTCGGCCACCTTGATCCGGGCGCCGTGGCGGTCGGCCACGGCCTTCAGGAGCGGCCGAATCCGCTTGGCCAGGGCGTGGGACTGGTCCTTCCGCTCCTCCTTGTGGAGGAAGTTCACCTGGATGTCGGCCACGTTGGGGCCGCTCCGCAGGTAGTAGTGGCGGACCAGGCCGTTGAAGTTGAAGGGGGCGCCGGTCCCCACGTAGCTCTGGAAGTCGGTCACTTCGGGGACCGTCCGGAGGACGTCGGCCATCTCGGCGGTCATCCGGGCCGTATCCTCCAGCGGGGTCCCTTCGGGGGCGTCGATGATCACCTGGAGCTCGTTCTTGTTGTCGAAGGGGAGCATCTTGACGGTGACGAGCTTGAGGTAGATGAGGGAGCAGGAGACGAGGAGGAGCACCACCACCCCGGTCAGGAAGCCGTAGCGGAGGGGTTTGCGGTGAATGAGGAGCCCCATCCACTTCCGGTAGAAGGCGGTGAGCCGCGACTCCTCGGCCGCCGCGTCGCTCCCGAAGTGGGATTCACCCTTCATGAGCCGGTAGGCGAAGTAGGGGGTGACGATGAAGGCGATGAACAGGGAGAGGAGCATCGCCATGCTGGCCCCCACGGGAATCGGCCGCATGTACGGACCCATGAGCCCCCCCACAAACCCCATGGGGAGGATGGAGGCGATGACGGCGAAGGTGGCGAGCACCGTCGGGTTGCCGATCTCGTCCACGGCCCGGATGGCAGCCTCCAGGGGGTTGAGCCGCGTGGTGGTGAAGTAGCGGTGGATGTTCTCCACCACCACGATGGCGTCGTCCACCAGGATGCCGATGGAGAAGATGAGGGCGAAGAGGGTGATCCGGTTCAGGGTGTAGCCGATCCGGTTGAAGACCAGCATGGTCAGCGCCAGGGTCACCGGGATGGCGATGGCCGCCACGGCCCCGGCCCGCCACCCCATGAATACGGCGATGAGGATCGTGACCGAGATGGCCGCCAGGAACATGTGGAAGAGGAGCTCGTTGTTCTTCTCCCGGGCGGTCTCACCGTAGTTGCGGGTGACCGTCACCCGCACGTCGGAGGGGATCGCCTTCCCCTTCAGGAACTCCACCCGTTTCAGGAGATCGTCGGCCACCCAGGTGGCGTTGGCCCCCTTGCGCTTGGCCACGGAGATGGTGACGGCGGGGTAGCTGGTCGATTTATTGACGTTCCCACCCGCCGGCCCCAGGCCGAAGAAGACGTACTCCTTCGGCTCCGCGGGGCCGTCGATCACCTGGGCCACATCTCCCAGATAGACCGGTCTCCCGTCATGGACGCTCACCACCAGCCGCCGCGCAGAATCGGCATCGGCGAGCAGCCCCCCGCCATCCACCAGATATTCCCGGTTGCCGGCGGCAAAGGATCCCGACGGCAGGGAGGCGTTCCCCCGCTGGAGCGCCCCGGCCACCTGCAGCGGCGAGAGGCCGTAGGCGGCGAGCCGCGCCGTGTCGAGGCGGACCGAGAGCTGGCGGGGGAGTCCCCCCTTGATCCCGGTCTCCGCCACATTCTCGCCCTTCTTCAGCTCGTCGCAGAGTTCCCGGGCCACCCGCCGGAGGCCGGCGCCATCGGTCCGGTCGGACCAGAGGGTGAGGGTCAGGATCGGCACATCGTCGATGGACTTCGGCGCCACCAGTGGCTCCCCCGCCCCCGGCGGCAGGAGCCGGCGGTTCTCCATCACCTTGTTGTAGAGCTTGACCAGCGACTTCTCCAGGTCCTCGCCCACGAGGAAGCGGACGGTGACCAATCCCATGCCGGGGCGGCTCATGGAGTAGACATACTCCACGCCGGGGAGCTCCCACATCTTCTTCTCGAAGGGGGCCACCACCCGCTCCTCCACCTCCTGCGGCGCGGAACCGGGGAGCGGGAGGTAGATGTCGACCATCGGCACGACAATCTGGGGCTCCTCCTCCCGCGGGGTCACGAGCACCGCGTAGAGCCCCAGGAGAAGCGACGCCGCCACGATGAGCGGCGTCAGCTTGGAATCGATGAACGCCCGGGCGATCTTTCCGGCAACGCCGAGTCCGGTCATTGGATCCGGGCCCCTTCCACCACGTTCTCCGTTCCGCCGGTCACCACCCGCTCGCCGGCCGTCACCCCGGAGAGGATCTCGATCCGCCCGCCCAGGGGTTTTCCGCACTTCACGAGCCGCATCCGGGCAATTCCCCGGCCGTCAACCACCCAGACCGAGGTGAGCCCACCCCGCTCCACGACGGCCCCCTTCGGCACCGAGATCCCGTTCCGTTCGCCGGTCGGGATGAAGACGCGGCCGAACATCCCCGACCTGAGGCCGCTGCCGGAGAGATCGACCTTCACGGTGAAGGTCCTGCTGCCGGGATCGGCGGCGGGAACCACCTCGGCGACCCGCCCCGTGGCGGCGACGCCGGCCCCCTCGACGGCGACCGGCAGCCGGGCGCCGATCTTCACCCGGCCGATCTCCGATTCGGGGACCGCCGCCTCCAGCCGGTAGCTCCCCATCTCCTCCACGGTGAGGAGCGGGCTCCCCGGGAAGACGGTCATCCCCCGCTCGGCCTGCCTGGCGGTCACCACCCCCGTCAGGGGAGCGGTGATCCGGCCGTACCCCGCCACCATCCCGGCGGCCCGGGCCCCTTCCCGCGCCGCGGCGAGCCGGGCGACGGCCCGCTCCACCCCCTGGTCCGCCACCTCCTTGTCCGCCCTGCGGTTGTCGAATTCCTGGCGGGTGACGGCCTGTTCCGCGTACAGGTTCTGGTAGCGGGCAAAGGTGGTATCGGCAAGCCGCTGGTGCGCCCGGGCCTCGTCCACCCCCCGCCGGGCCTCGTCCTCCGTGGCCCGGGCTCCCGCCGCCTGGGCGGCGCTCTCCGCCGCGTCGAGGGTCACGAGGAGTTTCCCCTTCCCGACCCGATCCCCCTCCCGGACGAAGATGCCGGAAACGGTGCCGGCAAGGCGGGCGGCGATCACCGCGGCATTCCGGGCCCGCACGGTCCCCACCGCCTCCGTCCCCTCGGGGATCGCCACCGCGGCAACGGCCTCCGTCGGCACCCCCGTCACGACGGCCGGCGCGGCCGTCTCCTTCGCCCCTTCCTTTGCGCCGCAGCCGGCCATCGCCAGAACGGCGGGAAGGATCATGACGCACAGTTTCCCTCTGGTCATCTATTCATCTCCCAAGAATCGTGACGTCTGCCGCCCCGACGGAGCGACTGTGCCCGAGCGCCAGCCGCGGCAGGCGACATGGAGCGGCCACCGGCCTGATTGTCCGAACCCGTCAGGGTGAGTTTCAGGCCGGTAGCGAAATGAGCCGCGCCGCGGCGGTGCGAGCGGCACGCGGAGCGAAGCGGGGCGGCAGCCGTCACGGATTCATCATCTCCTTCAGAAAGAGGCCGGCGGCGTGGTAGACCCGCGCCGTCGCCAGCTGAAGATCGGTCTCCCGCTCCACGAGCCCGGTGCGGGAACGGTTGAGGGAAGTCTGGGCGTCGAGGAGCTCCACCATGGTGGCGAGCCCCTCCCCGAACCGCTTGTTCACGAGCCGCATCCCCTCCTCGGCCGCCAGGAAGGCATGGCGGGCGACCTCCAGGCGCTTCCCCGCCTCGCCCCGGCGCAGGAGGCTCTCCCGGATCTGGAGGGCGATCTCCTTGCGGAACTGTTCCCGGTACTGGACCGCCGCGTCGCGGGAGGCACGGGCCCGCCCCTGGTCGCTGCTCCGCCGCATCCCGTCGAAGAGCTCCCACCGAAGGGTCACCCCCGCGTTCCAGGCGTCGTTGTCGCGGCCGAAGGGGATGTCGCGGTCATTCATCTGCCATGAGGCGCCGGCATAGACGGTCGGGAGCCAGGCGCTGGCGGCGAGGCCGACGGCGGCGGCGGCCCGCTCGACCCCCTTCTCGGCCCCCTTCAGGTCCTGACGGGTGACGAGGGCCGCGCGCACGAGCTCTTCCTCCTGCAGCCGGAGCGGTTCCCCCTTCATCTCCTCGCGGATGTCGAGGGATTCCCCCGCACCGCCCCCCACCGCGAGGGCGAGCCGCATCTTGGCGAGTTGCAGGTCGTTCAGGGCGGTGATGGTCCGCTCCTCCGCCTCGGAAAGGAAGGTGCGGGCCCGCAGCTCGTCCGACCGAAGCCCCGTCCCCCCCTCGCTGCGGGTCCTGGCCAGCCGCAGGTGCTCCCGCGCCTCCACCACCTCCTTCTCGGTGGCGTCGAGGACGGCCCGCGCCCGCTGGACCCCCAGGTAGGCGGCGAGGACCGCATACCCCGCATCCTCGCGGCGGCGCTCGAAGAGGTAGCCCTTCTCCTCGGCCTCCCGCTCGGCCATCTCCCGGCCATAGCCGATGGAGAAATCGAAGAGCGGCTGCTCCAGGGAGAACATGGTCCGGAAATCGGTGCGGGTGGCGGGGGAGTTGAGGTTGCCGAGCTGGAAGTCGTCCTGGGCGAAGCGCCCCTGGTCGAGCTTCATCATGAAGGTGCGGGTGGGAGAGTTGGAGGCGGCAAAGCTCTCGTCAAACGTGATGCGGGGGAGATAGCGGCTCCTGGTGGCGGCCGCACCCCGTTCGGCGGCCTCCTTTTCGTACGCCGCGCCGCTGACGAGGTGGTTGCGCTCCAGCGCCATGCGGAGGGCCTCCCGGAAGCTCACGGCAGGCTCGGCGGCCCAGGCAGCGGGGGTGACAAGCAGCAGAAGGGAAGAGAGGGCAAGGAACCGGATCACACAACCTCCTCGTGGAGGCGAACGGCACTACGCGCCGGCGCCACCGCACATATGATTTAACATATATATTTGGTGTGGAATATTGTCAACGGTAAAAGTATAGCGCAGGCCGGTCATTTTTCAGCTCAGCCCCCCCGGAGGACTCTTTGCCGGCCCGCCGCGGGGGGAAATGGATTGACAAAGGTGAGGGGTCCCCATTAGACTCGACCGCGCATCAGGGAGACGATCTCGTGTTCAACAAGGAAAAATGGAAGAAAAACCTCAAGACGATCCTCTCCCTGGACAGCCACCCGGGGCATATCGCCGCGGGGTTCGCCGTGGGGGTCTTCATCAGCTTCACCCCCTTCTTCGGCATCCATACCCCACTCGCCATCGCGGCGGCGTTCCTGCTCCGGATCAACAAGCTCACCTGCATCACCGGCGCCTGGGTGAACACCCCCCTGACGGTGGTGCCGGCCCTCGGGTTCTCCTACAAGCTCGGACGGCTCGTCCGGGGGCTCCCCCCCCAACCCCTCCACATCCGGGGGCTCGAGTGGCGGCACCTGGAAAGCCACGCCACCTCCCTCCTCGTCGGCTCGTCCCTTCTCGGCTTTGCCGCCGCCCTCGTCGCCTATGCCCTCTGCTACTGGCTCCTCGTCCGCTTCCGGAAGCGGGACGAAACCTTCGCCGCTATCACCGAGGAGATGGAAGAGGTGGGCGAAGAGCTGGAATAAGTCCATCAGAAACGAAAAAGCGGGGCATCCCCCGCTTTTTCGTTTCGTCTCCTGCAGCGTGCGGCCCGCACCGGCCGCAGAGCATCTCCCCTATTTCCCGAGAAGCGGATTGAAAACCTGGTAGCAGACGTAGGCCATGATGGCCGAGGCCGGGATGGTCAGCACCCAGGCGACGAGGATCCGTCCCGCCACGTTCCAGTTTACCGCCGTGAGCCGCTTGGAGAGGCCGACGCCGAGAATGGCGGAGGTGATGACGTGGGTGGTGCTGACCGGCATCCCGATGGAGGACGCCCCCAGGATGACCCCGGCCGAGGCGGTTTCGACGCAGAAGCCGTGGACCGGCTGCAGCTTCACGAAGTCCTTGCCGACGGTCTTGATGATCCGCCACCCGCCGGCGGCGGTGCCGAGCCCCATGGCCACGGCGCAGGCGATCTTGACCCAGGTGGGGACCACGAAGGCGGAGAGGGTACCGTAGCTCACCAGGGCCATGGTGATGACCCCCATGGACTTCTGGGCGTCGGCGGTGCCGTGGGAAAAGGCCATGAAGGCGGCCGAAAGGACCTGGAGCCGCCGGAACTGCTTGTTGATGGCATGGGGGGCGGTGCCCCTGAAGCTCCAGAGCATGATGACCATGACGATGAAGCCGAGGGCAACGCCGACAATCGGGGAGAGGACCAGGGAGAGGACGATCTTCTCAAGCCCCTTCCAGTGCAGGGCGCCGGAACCGGCGTGGGCGATGACCGCACCCATGAGGCCGCCGATGATGGCGTGGGAGGAGGAGGCGGGAAGGCCGTAGTACCAGGTGATCAGGTCCCAGACGATGGCGCCGAGGATGCCGGCCAGCACCACCATCTGGGTGACGTTGCCCGCGTCGACGATCCCCTTGCCGATGGTGGCGGCGACCTTGGTGGAGATCATGGCCCCGGCGAAGTTGAGGACCGCCGCCATGATGATGGCCGAGCGGACCGACAGGGCCCGGGTTGAGACGCAGGTGGCGATGGCGTTGGCGGTGTCGTGAAACCCGTTGATGTAGTCGAACGCCAAGGCCGCCCCGATGACCAGGACGAGCATCAGGAGCATGACGTCAGGCATTTTTCACCACCACGCTTTCCAGGATGTTGGCCGCGTCCTCGCACTTGTCGGTGGCCCGTTCGAGGGTCTCGTAGATCTCCTTCCACTTGATGAGCTGGATCGGGTCTTTCTCCTCGTCGAAGAGGCGGCTGATCGCCTCCCGGCAGACGCGGTCGGCCTCGTTCTCCAGGGCGTTCACCTCGACGCAGTGCTCGGCGATATGCTCGAACTTCCCCCCCAGGTGGGAAACCGCCTTCTCCACCGCCTGGCACGACTGGAGGATGATGAAGGCAAGCTCCTTGGCCTCTGCCGTCGGTTTTTCCACGTTGTACATGATGAAGCGGATCGCCGAGGCGTCGATCAGGTCGATCATGTCGTCCAGGGCCGACGCCAGGGAGTAGATGTCCTCCCGGTCAAAGGGGGTGATGAAGCTCTTGTTGAGCTTCTGGATGATGTCGTGGGTGATGGCGTCGCCCCGGTGCTCCACATCCTTGATGCGGCGCTGGGATGCCTGGGGGTCGTCGAAATTGTCGAGCATCTCCTTCAGGAGGCGGGCTCCCTCCGTGATGTTGGCGGACATCTCCTTGAACATGGTGAAAAACTTCTCTTCCTTCGGGATCAGGCCGAACATCGAAACCTCCACGGTGGCGGCGGCTTTCGGCCGCCGGATTTGATGTGTCAAACGGAAGAGCAATACCACATCTGACCGCCAATTCCTACGGAAAATGTTACAACGGCGTTTCATGGTCACGAAAACGACATGCCCGTTTTCGCTTGATTTTACGCACTATTTGCTCTACGGTGCCCGGGCTTGCGCATCCACCACGGAGGTCCTTTCATGAACCCGCTTCACGCCACCGTTCTCGGCGCCCTCCAGGGGCTCACCGAGATCCTTCCCATCAGCAGCTCGGCGCACCTGATCCTTCTCCCCTGGCTCCTCGGCTGGCCCGAATCGGGGCTCACCTTTGACGTGGCGCTCCACGTCGGCACCCTCATCGCCCTCTGCCTCTACTTCCACCGCGACATCGCCGAACTGGTGGTGAACTTCTTCTCCGGCGTCTCGACCGGCTTCCGCTCCTCCGCCTCCCGGCTCCCCCTCTACCTCATTGCCGGCACCATCCCCGCGGCCATCGCCGGCAAGACTCTGGAGGAACCGATCGAGGCGCTCTTCCGGCATAACCCGGCCGCCATCGCGGCACTCCTCATCGGCTTCGGCCTGCTGCTGGCTCTGGCCGACACCATCGGCAGCAAGCGGTGGCGCATGGACCGCATCGACCTCAGGACGGCCCTCATCATCGGCTTCGCCCAGTGCCTCGCCCTCCTCCCCGGCGTCTCCCGCTCCGGCATCACCATCACCGCGGCCCTTTTCGCCGGGTACGGCCGCGACACGGCGGCCCGCTTTTCCTTTCTCCTCTCGCTCCCCATCGTGGCCGGCGCCGCCATCCTCAAGCTCGGCCACCTCTTCAAGCACGGCATCCCCGCAGGAGAACTGCAGCCGATGCTGATCGGCATCGCCACCTCCGCCGTCATCGGCTACCTCAGCATCGCGCTGCTCCTGCGTCTCGTCCAGCGCCATTCCCTCTATCCCTTCGTCTGGTACCGGCTCCTGGTGGGGGGCACCGTGCTCGTCTACCTCTTCGTAAAGTAACCCAAACAAAAACCATTTCTCATTATTTATGATTCATGCTAGGGTTTGTCCGCCCTCCGGGGCGGTCCGACGCGGGAAACCAGGCATGAAGGGGGAATGGCGATGGGAGGGGGGATCAAGGAGTGGCCCGAGGACGAGCGTCCCCGGGAGAAGCTGGTGCGGCGCGGCGCCGGCATCCTCACCGACGCGGAGCTCCTCGCCCTCATCATCCGCACCGGCGATTCAGTGACCAAACACAGCGCCATCGACCTCGGCCGGGCGCTGCTGCAACGGTTCGGCGATCTCCGCACCCTGGCCGGCACCACGGCGGCCGAACTCTGCGCCGTCAAGGGGATGGGGACGGCCAAGGCGGCCTCCATCAAGGCCGCGCTGGAGATCGCCTCCCGGATCAATACCGACCGGTTCCTGGTCTGCAGTGACCGCTTCACCTCCCCCGAGCAGATCTACAACCACTACCACTTCGCCCTGCGGGACCGGCGCAAGGAGTATTTCCTGGCGCTGCTCCTGGACGGCAAGAACCGGATCATCCGCGAAGTCCAGGTCTCCGAAGGGTCCCTCAACCAGAGCATCGTCCATCCGCGGGAGGTCTTCAACCCGGCGGTGCGCGAATCCGCCGCCGCGGTAATCCTCGTCCACAACCACCCCACCGGCGACCCCGCCCCGAGCCGCGAAGACCTGGAGATCACCCGCCGGCTGCGGGAGGCGGGGGATCTGATGGGGATCAAGGTCCTCGACCACATCATCGTCGGCGACGGGCGGTTCACGAGCTTCGTCTCCCAGGGGCTGCTGTAACGAAAAAAACCCGGCATGATCTGCCGGGTTCTCCGTCGGGCGGGGTGGTGGGGGCAAGCTAGCGGAGGTACTTCCGGATTCCCGCCTCGAACCGCTCGGGCTCGAAGCCGAAGACCGCGGGCCACGGGGTGGCGCAGATGTTCTCCTCCACAAGCATCAGGATCTGATCCATGGTGATCGGAAAGAACGGAAATCCCTGCAGGAGCGGCACCACCAGCTTCATGACCCCGAGGGGGTTGGGGATCTTCGCCACGCGCCCCCTGCCGAGCACCCGGCCGATGGTGTCGAGGAGGTCGTTGTAGACGATCCGGTCCGGGCCGCACAGTTCGTAGGTCTGACCGACCGTTGCGGGGATCTCCAGGGCCCGGGCGAAGCAGCGCGCCACGTCGTCGGCCGCGATCGGCTGGAGTCGGTACTTCCCATCCCCGATGACCGGCACCGCCGGATACCCCCTGATGTAGCCGGCCAGCTTGTTGATGAAGTCGTCCTTCGGCCCGAAGACGATGGACGGCCGGAAGATGGTCCAGTCGAGCCCCGAGCCCCGGACCTGCTCCTCCGCCTCCCACTTCGTCTGGTGGTAGCGAGAGGTGGCATGGGGACGGGTCCCGAGGGCGGACATCTGGAGATGGCGCTTCACGCCCCCCCCCTTCGCCGCCGCCAGCACGTTCCGGGTCGCCTCCCCGTGGAGCCGCTCGAAGGTCACCCCCCGGCCGGGAAACTCCCGGATGATCCCCACGAGGTTTATGGTGGCGTCGCACCCCGCCACCGCCGGCGCGAAGATTTCGAGGCGGGTCACGTCCCCCTCCGCCTGCTCCACTCCCTGCTCCAGGCCGTCCCGGCGGCTATGGACCAGAAGGCGAACGGTGTGACCGCTGGCCAGCAGTTCGCGCCGCACGTGCCCCCCCACAAAACCGGTTCCTCCGGCGAGAAATACCTTCATGACGCCCCTCCCCCAACTGGACAGATGACCGCTTCTGCCGGAAAGTGTAGCGCACCTGCC contains:
- a CDS encoding efflux RND transporter permease subunit, whose amino-acid sequence is MTGLGVAGKIARAFIDSKLTPLIVAASLLLGLYAVLVTPREEEPQIVVPMVDIYLPLPGSAPQEVEERVVAPFEKKMWELPGVEYVYSMSRPGMGLVTVRFLVGEDLEKSLVKLYNKVMENRRLLPPGAGEPLVAPKSIDDVPILTLTLWSDRTDGAGLRRVARELCDELKKGENVAETGIKGGLPRQLSVRLDTARLAAYGLSPLQVAGALQRGNASLPSGSFAAGNREYLVDGGGLLADADSARRLVVSVHDGRPVYLGDVAQVIDGPAEPKEYVFFGLGPAGGNVNKSTSYPAVTISVAKRKGANATWVADDLLKRVEFLKGKAIPSDVRVTVTRNYGETAREKNNELLFHMFLAAISVTILIAVFMGWRAGAVAAIAIPVTLALTMLVFNRIGYTLNRITLFALIFSIGILVDDAIVVVENIHRYFTTTRLNPLEAAIRAVDEIGNPTVLATFAVIASILPMGFVGGLMGPYMRPIPVGASMAMLLSLFIAFIVTPYFAYRLMKGESHFGSDAAAEESRLTAFYRKWMGLLIHRKPLRYGFLTGVVVLLLVSCSLIYLKLVTVKMLPFDNKNELQVIIDAPEGTPLEDTARMTAEMADVLRTVPEVTDFQSYVGTGAPFNFNGLVRHYYLRSGPNVADIQVNFLHKEERKDQSHALAKRIRPLLKAVADRHGARIKVAEVPPGPPVLSTLVTEVYGPDQATRLDIARKIKAIYRKVDGVVDTDWYVEDDQPKVTFAVDREKAALSGIAVEDVARTLRIALAGEDAGIMHLPREKETVPITLRLPAAQRSSVASLSAIYVPGPRGNVPLSQLVRVTTATEEKSRYRKNLKSVVYVTGDVAGAIEAPVYAIMKMQREIDKIALPGGYHIEQRAATQPWSEERPGIKWDGEWHITYEVFRDLGLAFGAVMILIYLLVVAWFRDFTTPLVIMAPIPLTLIGILPGHALFGAFFTATSMIGFIALAGIIVRNSIILIDFAELKRREGLPLDEAIIEAGAVRFRPMLLTAAAVVVGSFVIVFDPIFQGLALAMMFGEIASTTLSRVTIPILYYMVENWKERRRKGVPVS
- a CDS encoding efflux RND transporter periplasmic adaptor subunit — encoded protein: MTRGKLCVMILPAVLAMAGCGAKEGAKETAAPAVVTGVPTEAVAAVAIPEGTEAVGTVRARNAAVIAARLAGTVSGIFVREGDRVGKGKLLVTLDAAESAAQAAGARATEDEARRGVDEARAHQRLADTTFARYQNLYAEQAVTRQEFDNRRADKEVADQGVERAVARLAAAREGARAAGMVAGYGRITAPLTGVVTARQAERGMTVFPGSPLLTVEEMGSYRLEAAVPESEIGRVKIGARLPVAVEGAGVAATGRVAEVVPAADPGSRTFTVKVDLSGSGLRSGMFGRVFIPTGERNGISVPKGAVVERGGLTSVWVVDGRGIARMRLVKCGKPLGGRIEILSGVTAGERVVTGGTENVVEGARIQ
- a CDS encoding TolC family protein; protein product: MIRFLALSSLLLLVTPAAWAAEPAVSFREALRMALERNHLVSGAAYEKEAAERGAAATRSRYLPRITFDESFAASNSPTRTFMMKLDQGRFAQDDFQLGNLNSPATRTDFRTMFSLEQPLFDFSIGYGREMAEREAEEKGYLFERRREDAGYAVLAAYLGVQRARAVLDATEKEVVEAREHLRLARTRSEGGTGLRSDELRARTFLSEAEERTITALNDLQLAKMRLALAVGGGAGESLDIREEMKGEPLRLQEEELVRAALVTRQDLKGAEKGVERAAAAVGLAASAWLPTVYAGASWQMNDRDIPFGRDNDAWNAGVTLRWELFDGMRRSSDQGRARASRDAAVQYREQFRKEIALQIRESLLRRGEAGKRLEVARHAFLAAEEGMRLVNKRFGEGLATMVELLDAQTSLNRSRTGLVERETDLQLATARVYHAAGLFLKEMMNP
- a CDS encoding DUF2062 domain-containing protein: MFNKEKWKKNLKTILSLDSHPGHIAAGFAVGVFISFTPFFGIHTPLAIAAAFLLRINKLTCITGAWVNTPLTVVPALGFSYKLGRLVRGLPPQPLHIRGLEWRHLESHATSLLVGSSLLGFAAALVAYALCYWLLVRFRKRDETFAAITEEMEEVGEELE
- a CDS encoding inorganic phosphate transporter; this encodes MPDVMLLMLVLVIGAALAFDYINGFHDTANAIATCVSTRALSVRSAIIMAAVLNFAGAMISTKVAATIGKGIVDAGNVTQMVVLAGILGAIVWDLITWYYGLPASSSHAIIGGLMGAVIAHAGSGALHWKGLEKIVLSLVLSPIVGVALGFIVMVIMLWSFRGTAPHAINKQFRRLQVLSAAFMAFSHGTADAQKSMGVITMALVSYGTLSAFVVPTWVKIACAVAMGLGTAAGGWRIIKTVGKDFVKLQPVHGFCVETASAGVILGASSIGMPVSTTHVITSAILGVGLSKRLTAVNWNVAGRILVAWVLTIPASAIMAYVCYQVFNPLLGK
- a CDS encoding DUF47 domain-containing protein, whose protein sequence is MFGLIPKEEKFFTMFKEMSANITEGARLLKEMLDNFDDPQASQRRIKDVEHRGDAITHDIIQKLNKSFITPFDREDIYSLASALDDMIDLIDASAIRFIMYNVEKPTAEAKELAFIILQSCQAVEKAVSHLGGKFEHIAEHCVEVNALENEADRVCREAISRLFDEEKDPIQLIKWKEIYETLERATDKCEDAANILESVVVKNA
- the uppP gene encoding undecaprenyl-diphosphatase UppP — translated: MNPLHATVLGALQGLTEILPISSSAHLILLPWLLGWPESGLTFDVALHVGTLIALCLYFHRDIAELVVNFFSGVSTGFRSSASRLPLYLIAGTIPAAIAGKTLEEPIEALFRHNPAAIAALLIGFGLLLALADTIGSKRWRMDRIDLRTALIIGFAQCLALLPGVSRSGITITAALFAGYGRDTAARFSFLLSLPIVAGAAILKLGHLFKHGIPAGELQPMLIGIATSAVIGYLSIALLLRLVQRHSLYPFVWYRLLVGGTVLVYLFVK
- the radC gene encoding RadC family protein, which produces MGGGIKEWPEDERPREKLVRRGAGILTDAELLALIIRTGDSVTKHSAIDLGRALLQRFGDLRTLAGTTAAELCAVKGMGTAKAASIKAALEIASRINTDRFLVCSDRFTSPEQIYNHYHFALRDRRKEYFLALLLDGKNRIIREVQVSEGSLNQSIVHPREVFNPAVRESAAAVILVHNHPTGDPAPSREDLEITRRLREAGDLMGIKVLDHIIVGDGRFTSFVSQGLL
- a CDS encoding complex I NDUFA9 subunit family protein is translated as MKVFLAGGTGFVGGHVRRELLASGHTVRLLVHSRRDGLEQGVEQAEGDVTRLEIFAPAVAGCDATINLVGIIREFPGRGVTFERLHGEATRNVLAAAKGGGVKRHLQMSALGTRPHATSRYHQTKWEAEEQVRGSGLDWTIFRPSIVFGPKDDFINKLAGYIRGYPAVPVIGDGKYRLQPIAADDVARCFARALEIPATVGQTYELCGPDRIVYNDLLDTIGRVLGRGRVAKIPNPLGVMKLVVPLLQGFPFFPITMDQILMLVEENICATPWPAVFGFEPERFEAGIRKYLR